One Catalinimonas alkaloidigena DNA window includes the following coding sequences:
- a CDS encoding TetR/AcrR family transcriptional regulator, producing MEQNSSGGKRDDILRATLRLIKSHGFHGTPMSLIAQEAQVGAGTIYRYFKSKEDLIQQLYREIRLAADKAMLENYQAEVPVRERFMRVWKNLAKYFILNPDHLGFLDQFDLSPFPYQPDEEHQQLLQEIDQFLDYAREQQFMKDLSNTCLYALIFAPLRALCRLHHTGEMELSEDLMQLNAAACWDAVRR from the coding sequence ATGGAGCAAAATTCATCCGGCGGTAAGCGGGACGATATTCTACGCGCGACCCTACGCCTCATCAAATCACACGGTTTTCACGGCACACCCATGTCGCTGATCGCACAGGAAGCACAAGTGGGCGCGGGCACGATTTACCGGTACTTCAAAAGCAAAGAAGACCTCATACAGCAATTGTACCGCGAAATTCGCCTTGCGGCCGACAAGGCAATGCTCGAAAATTACCAAGCCGAAGTGCCCGTACGTGAGCGATTCATGCGCGTCTGGAAAAATCTCGCCAAATACTTCATTCTCAACCCCGATCATCTGGGCTTTTTAGACCAGTTTGACCTCTCGCCTTTCCCCTATCAGCCTGACGAAGAGCACCAGCAATTGCTACAGGAAATTGACCAATTTCTGGATTATGCGCGTGAACAGCAGTTCATGAAAGACTTGTCGAATACCTGCCTGTATGCCCTGATTTTCGCGCCGCTGCGGGCACTTTGCCGTTTACATCATACAGGAGAAATGGAATTATCAGAAGATTTGATGCAGCTGAATGCGGCCGCTTGTTGGGATGCCGTACGGCGTTAA
- the lysA gene encoding diaminopimelate decarboxylase — protein MLEVVDRQYCLQGVPLPEIAREFGTPTYVYDADTIVGQVDNIKKAFGGLKLRIKYAAKALTNLSILRLIRQAGAELDCVSIQEVHLGLRAGFEASEIMYTPNCVAFSEIQEAVKLGVMINIDNLSILEQFGNTYGNSVPCCIRLNPHIMAGGHTKISTGHIDSKFGISILQMRHLLRIVETTHLRVIGLHVHSGSDFLNADVFLKGAELVFEAAENFDQLEFLDFGSGFKVAYKEGDVVTNIDELGQKMSKAFQAFCEEYGRELEIWFEPGKYLVSEAGFLLVHANVVKTTPATVFVGVDSGMNHLIRPMMYDAYHGIFNASNLNSTERIYTVVGNICETDTLGADRKMNEVREGDILALRNAGAYGFSMSSNYNSRFRPAEVLVYQGKAHLIRRRETMEDLLQTQVEIEL, from the coding sequence ATGCTTGAAGTAGTCGACAGACAGTATTGTCTGCAGGGCGTTCCTCTACCCGAAATCGCACGCGAGTTCGGTACTCCTACGTACGTTTACGATGCCGACACCATCGTTGGGCAAGTAGATAACATCAAAAAGGCTTTCGGGGGTCTGAAGTTGCGGATCAAATACGCCGCCAAGGCGTTGACCAACCTGAGCATCCTACGGCTGATCCGCCAGGCCGGTGCCGAGCTGGACTGTGTCTCCATTCAGGAGGTGCACCTGGGCCTTCGCGCAGGCTTCGAGGCTTCCGAAATTATGTATACCCCGAATTGCGTCGCTTTCTCCGAAATTCAGGAAGCGGTTAAGTTGGGGGTGATGATCAACATCGACAACCTGTCCATTCTGGAGCAATTCGGCAATACGTATGGCAATTCGGTGCCGTGTTGCATTCGCCTGAATCCGCACATCATGGCGGGCGGCCACACCAAAATCTCGACGGGCCATATCGATTCCAAGTTCGGCATCTCAATTTTGCAGATGCGCCATCTGCTGCGCATTGTCGAGACTACGCACCTGCGGGTGATCGGCCTGCACGTCCATTCGGGTTCCGACTTTCTGAATGCTGACGTGTTTCTGAAAGGCGCTGAACTCGTGTTCGAAGCGGCTGAGAATTTTGACCAGCTCGAGTTTCTTGACTTCGGGAGTGGCTTCAAGGTTGCTTACAAAGAGGGCGATGTGGTGACCAACATCGACGAGCTGGGGCAGAAGATGAGCAAAGCCTTCCAGGCCTTTTGCGAAGAATACGGACGCGAACTGGAGATCTGGTTCGAACCGGGCAAGTATCTGGTGAGCGAAGCCGGCTTTTTGCTGGTGCATGCCAACGTGGTGAAGACCACCCCTGCAACGGTATTTGTGGGTGTCGATTCCGGGATGAATCACCTGATTCGTCCCATGATGTACGACGCGTACCACGGCATTTTTAATGCTTCCAACCTCAACTCTACAGAACGGATCTACACGGTGGTCGGCAACATTTGCGAGACCGATACGCTGGGTGCTGACCGGAAAATGAACGAAGTGCGCGAGGGCGATATTCTGGCATTGCGCAATGCCGGAGCCTACGGCTTCAGCATGAGTTCCAATTACAATTCCCGGTTCCGGCCCGCCGAGGTGCTCGTCTACCAAGGCAAGGCGCACCTGATTCGCCGCCGCGAAACGATGGAAGATTTGTTGCAGACGCAGGTAGAAATCGAATTATGA
- a CDS encoding glycosyltransferase: MITSFPPRECGIATYSEDLINALNSQYEEAFDIKVCALDEPGTQPRYTDPRVLYHFDAWNEEACARMVQEINHNPAIRLIHVQHEFGLFGGEYGSYLLQMMLKLEKPVVLTFHTVLPAPDAKRRELVRSLCTLAVRCTVMTHNSAHILEEEYGIDADQLRVVPHGTPAIAWKDPLALKRKYELEGKTVFSTFGLLSPNKSIETGIEALAPIVQEFPDVVYLILGRTHPGVVRHEGERYREMLEQKVEELGLTRNVRFVNKYLELDELLEYLQLTDVYFFTSADPHQAVSGTFTYALSCGCPVISTPIPHAKEYLSDSTGILLKDFRNPTQLAEAALTLLRQPERCQNMSQQAYGQMNAGSWYNVAILHRNVYREEDKAFGGRSNLPILKMDHLERLSSEFGIYQFARYNQPDPAHGYTLDDNARALILTCEYRQLSQERRTEEWMGKYLRFMRHCQQADGTFLNYVDDTLQFTTQNQEVNLEDANMRAVWALGVLLEHHHRLPVPAHLRKMAEQMLARVTPHIAQVRSPRAASFALKGLYHLHKAQGLTQPHCEAVDLLATHLQSLYRDNQGEGWQWFEPYLTYANSILPEAMLYAYRLTDQSAYLQTARTTMQFLIDKMCTEERIKLIPNTGWLQKGQTCEGFGEQSIDVSYTIHTLLEFEQEFPQQGYGELAELAFSWYVGNNHLQQFVYNPTTGGCHDGVEETNVNLNQGAESTVCYLWARIQIENFRKRAQLPRPAKAQRTQPPTSYHPLPNFRSMPVAARSPENRD; encoded by the coding sequence ATGATCACCTCTTTTCCGCCACGTGAGTGCGGAATTGCTACCTATAGCGAAGATTTAATAAATGCGTTGAACAGCCAGTACGAAGAGGCATTCGACATCAAGGTATGTGCGCTGGACGAGCCGGGAACTCAACCACGGTATACGGACCCGCGGGTGCTGTACCATTTCGACGCCTGGAACGAAGAAGCGTGCGCTCGTATGGTGCAGGAGATTAATCACAACCCAGCCATCCGGCTGATCCACGTACAGCACGAGTTCGGATTATTCGGTGGGGAGTACGGTAGCTACCTGTTGCAGATGATGCTGAAGTTGGAGAAGCCTGTGGTGCTGACCTTTCATACGGTACTGCCTGCACCTGATGCGAAGCGGCGGGAATTGGTGCGCAGCCTTTGCACGCTGGCGGTACGCTGCACGGTGATGACTCACAATTCCGCTCACATTCTGGAAGAAGAATACGGCATTGATGCAGACCAACTGCGGGTAGTGCCGCACGGTACGCCCGCCATTGCATGGAAAGACCCGCTTGCGTTAAAACGCAAATACGAGTTAGAAGGCAAAACTGTCTTCTCCACTTTTGGTCTCCTGAGTCCGAATAAAAGTATCGAAACGGGCATCGAGGCACTAGCACCTATCGTTCAAGAGTTTCCCGATGTGGTCTATCTGATTCTGGGTCGTACGCATCCGGGCGTGGTGCGCCATGAGGGAGAGCGGTACCGGGAGATGCTGGAGCAGAAGGTAGAAGAACTAGGGCTTACCCGTAACGTCCGGTTTGTAAACAAATACCTGGAGCTGGATGAGTTGCTGGAATACCTTCAACTGACCGACGTCTATTTCTTCACGTCGGCCGATCCTCATCAGGCGGTGAGTGGTACGTTTACGTATGCCCTGAGCTGCGGGTGTCCGGTGATCTCTACGCCCATTCCTCACGCAAAAGAATACCTTTCGGACAGCACCGGCATTCTCCTGAAAGATTTCCGCAATCCTACCCAACTGGCTGAAGCGGCGTTGACCTTGTTGCGCCAGCCAGAGCGATGCCAGAACATGAGTCAACAGGCGTACGGCCAGATGAATGCCGGCTCGTGGTACAACGTGGCGATTTTACACCGCAATGTGTACCGGGAAGAAGACAAAGCCTTTGGTGGCCGGAGTAATTTGCCAATCCTGAAGATGGATCATCTCGAACGGCTTAGCTCGGAGTTTGGCATCTATCAGTTTGCGCGCTACAACCAACCGGACCCCGCGCATGGGTATACGCTAGACGACAACGCGCGGGCGCTGATCCTGACCTGTGAGTATCGGCAGCTGAGCCAAGAGCGCCGTACGGAAGAGTGGATGGGCAAGTACCTCCGCTTCATGCGCCACTGTCAACAAGCCGATGGAACATTTTTGAACTACGTTGATGACACGTTGCAGTTCACGACGCAGAACCAGGAAGTGAACCTGGAAGACGCGAACATGCGGGCGGTATGGGCCTTGGGTGTTTTATTGGAGCATCATCATCGCTTACCCGTTCCTGCGCACTTACGCAAGATGGCAGAACAGATGCTGGCTCGCGTTACGCCTCACATCGCCCAGGTTCGTTCGCCCCGAGCTGCTTCTTTCGCATTGAAGGGATTGTATCACCTGCACAAAGCCCAAGGCCTAACACAACCTCACTGCGAAGCCGTTGACCTTTTGGCAACGCATCTGCAATCGCTTTACCGAGATAACCAGGGCGAAGGATGGCAGTGGTTTGAGCCGTACCTCACGTATGCCAACAGCATCTTGCCCGAAGCGATGCTCTACGCTTACCGACTGACGGACCAAAGCGCGTATTTGCAGACAGCCCGCACCACGATGCAATTCCTGATTGATAAGATGTGTACCGAAGAGCGGATCAAGTTGATTCCGAATACCGGTTGGTTGCAGAAGGGACAGACGTGCGAAGGCTTCGGTGAGCAGTCGATCGATGTGAGCTATACCATTCATACGTTGCTGGAATTCGAACAGGAGTTTCCGCAGCAAGGCTATGGGGAGCTGGCTGAGTTAGCCTTTAGCTGGTACGTAGGAAATAATCATCTGCAACAGTTTGTCTATAACCCGACGACGGGCGGGTGCCACGACGGCGTGGAAGAAACCAACGTAAATCTGAACCAGGGTGCCGAGTCGACCGTGTGCTATCTGTGGGCGCGCATCCAGATTGAAAACTTCCGAAAACGGGCACAACTGCCCCGGCCCGCCAAAGCCCAACGCACGCAACCGCCGACCAGCTACCATCCGCTGCCCAATTTCCGATCGATGCCGGTGGCGGCACGAAGCCCGGAGAATCGAGATTAG
- a CDS encoding HisA/HisF-related TIM barrel protein — protein MIEIIPALSVSNGKCIRLTQGDFTNPTVYDYPPLQVAKAIEEHGFRRLQYQDLDGAIQGKVVNTYELRMIAAYTTLKIDFSGGIRTDGDVHTAFEYGAYTLTSNSVAVNNPELFTSWLTSYGRNKIVLAADCFSNGAVATRGWQKKTDTDVIDHIQYYYDRSILHVKCTDISRDGVMEGPNFDLYKRILDHFPDIRLMASGGVRSLKDIEELQKIGCHGVIIGKALYEGRVKLAELEKFVMSQA, from the coding sequence ATGATAGAAATCATACCGGCTCTTTCTGTGTCGAACGGCAAGTGTATCCGCCTGACACAGGGCGATTTTACCAACCCGACGGTCTACGATTACCCCCCGCTTCAAGTGGCAAAGGCCATTGAAGAACACGGGTTCCGGCGGTTGCAGTACCAGGACCTGGATGGCGCCATACAGGGGAAAGTAGTCAATACGTATGAGCTACGGATGATCGCCGCATACACCACGCTGAAAATCGATTTTAGTGGTGGAATCCGTACCGATGGCGACGTACACACGGCATTCGAGTACGGTGCCTATACCCTCACGTCCAACAGCGTGGCGGTAAACAACCCGGAGTTGTTCACTTCGTGGCTGACGTCGTACGGACGCAACAAGATCGTGCTGGCGGCCGACTGTTTCAGCAACGGGGCCGTGGCAACGCGCGGCTGGCAGAAGAAGACCGACACGGACGTGATTGACCACATCCAATACTATTACGACCGCAGCATTTTGCACGTGAAGTGTACGGACATCTCGCGCGACGGGGTGATGGAAGGACCGAATTTCGACCTCTACAAACGCATCCTGGACCACTTTCCCGACATTCGCCTGATGGCCAGCGGAGGGGTGCGGTCGCTGAAAGACATCGAAGAGTTGCAAAAAATTGGTTGCCATGGCGTCATTATCGGAAAAGCGCTCTATGAAGGGCGGGTAAAACTCGCCGAACTAGAAAAATTTGTTATGTCGCAGGCGTAA
- a CDS encoding glycoside hydrolase family 15 protein has protein sequence MKNKHTYNLGVIGNCAFLAHIDDHANVAWMCWPSFDSSFVFGALLDKQKGGEFRVRPNSDQYQTRQYYLQNTNVLCTEFDTASGRFRVTDFAPRFHQNERYYKPLMMIRKIEPLDGQPQISVSCRPVGEYGELVPQVNMGSNHLQFTNLEKDVRLTTNIPLNYVKDQRDFLLTEPKYLVLTWGIPMEAPLVTTSEDFLRKTIHHWREWVRRCQIKPYWQEEMIRSALILKIHQYEDTGAIIASATTSLPEAPGSGRTWDYRYCWMRDSYYTLKALNDIGHFEELERYAGYIQNIAFSDTGRYSPVYSILGDGNFPERELALSGYEGNRPVRIGNQAKEHIQNDVYGQILVSLLPLYVDQRLVGPERNTMPNLIMRLLRFIERTMDEPDAGLWEFRNFSQRHCYTFLFHWAGSSAALKIARLLKHEEMESLASRLVRMSAQQIEKCYRPEMGAYAQAIETNNMDASLLQMIPMGYLDNHSERAIRHVETLEKALKTPEGLFYRYLHQDDFGKPETTFLVCAFWYVDALACIGRIDDAVRYFESLLKFTNHLGLLSEDVEATSGSQWGNFPQTYSHVGLMNAVNRIAARIDKPLFL, from the coding sequence ATGAAAAACAAGCACACCTACAACCTGGGTGTCATAGGCAACTGCGCATTTCTGGCCCATATCGACGACCACGCCAACGTTGCGTGGATGTGCTGGCCTTCGTTCGACAGCAGCTTCGTATTCGGAGCGCTGTTAGACAAGCAAAAAGGGGGGGAGTTCCGGGTCCGCCCCAACAGCGATCAGTACCAGACGCGACAGTACTACCTCCAGAATACCAACGTATTGTGTACCGAGTTCGATACGGCTTCCGGACGATTCCGCGTAACGGACTTTGCACCGCGTTTTCACCAGAACGAGCGGTACTACAAGCCGCTGATGATGATCCGGAAAATCGAGCCGCTCGACGGCCAGCCGCAGATCAGCGTGTCGTGTCGGCCGGTAGGGGAGTACGGGGAGCTGGTGCCCCAGGTGAACATGGGCAGCAACCACCTGCAGTTTACCAACCTGGAGAAGGACGTGCGCCTGACCACCAACATTCCGCTGAATTACGTCAAAGACCAGCGTGATTTCCTGCTGACTGAACCTAAATACCTCGTATTGACGTGGGGCATCCCGATGGAAGCGCCTCTGGTCACGACTTCGGAGGATTTCCTGCGCAAGACCATCCACCACTGGCGCGAGTGGGTCCGGCGGTGCCAGATCAAACCGTATTGGCAGGAAGAGATGATTCGCTCGGCGCTGATTCTCAAAATCCACCAGTACGAGGACACGGGGGCCATCATTGCCTCGGCGACTACCAGTCTGCCGGAAGCGCCCGGATCGGGCCGTACGTGGGACTACCGCTATTGCTGGATGCGCGACAGTTACTACACACTCAAAGCTCTTAACGACATCGGTCACTTTGAAGAGTTGGAACGGTACGCAGGCTACATTCAAAACATTGCGTTCAGCGATACGGGGCGCTACAGTCCCGTGTACTCGATTCTGGGCGACGGTAACTTTCCGGAACGCGAGCTGGCTTTATCCGGCTACGAAGGCAACCGGCCCGTGCGGATCGGTAACCAGGCTAAAGAGCACATTCAAAACGACGTCTACGGACAGATTCTGGTGTCGCTCCTGCCGCTTTACGTTGACCAGCGGCTGGTAGGCCCCGAGCGGAATACCATGCCGAACCTGATCATGCGCCTGCTGCGCTTTATTGAGCGCACGATGGACGAGCCGGATGCGGGCCTCTGGGAATTCCGGAATTTCAGCCAACGCCACTGTTACACCTTCCTCTTCCACTGGGCCGGGAGCTCTGCCGCGCTGAAAATCGCCCGTTTGTTGAAGCACGAAGAGATGGAAAGCCTGGCCTCGCGGCTGGTGCGGATGTCGGCCCAACAGATCGAAAAATGCTACCGCCCCGAGATGGGAGCATATGCGCAGGCGATCGAGACGAACAATATGGATGCCAGCCTGTTACAGATGATTCCGATGGGGTATCTGGACAATCACTCGGAGCGCGCCATCCGACACGTAGAAACGCTCGAGAAGGCCCTTAAAACGCCTGAGGGACTCTTCTATCGCTACCTGCATCAGGACGACTTCGGCAAACCGGAAACTACGTTCTTGGTATGTGCTTTCTGGTACGTCGATGCGCTGGCTTGCATCGGTCGCATCGACGACGCAGTTCGGTACTTCGAAAGCCTGTTGAAGTTTACCAATCACCTGGGTCTGCTCAGCGAAGACGTTGAAGCGACGTCAGGTTCGCAGTGGGGAAATTTCCCGCAGACCTACAGCCACGTAGGGCTGATGAATGCCGTGAACCGGATTGCCGCCCGCATCGACAAGCCGCTGTTCCTGTAA
- a CDS encoding FeoB-associated Cys-rich membrane protein has protein sequence MWQYAIIALLFLAAAFYLGRMFWRSFLKRDASAGCGGGCAKCQAAAKFNDIPLPQSNTR, from the coding sequence ATGTGGCAGTACGCAATCATCGCACTCCTCTTTCTGGCCGCGGCCTTCTACCTGGGTCGTATGTTCTGGCGCAGCTTTCTGAAGCGGGATGCTTCGGCGGGTTGCGGCGGCGGTTGCGCCAAGTGTCAGGCGGCAGCCAAGTTTAACGACATTCCTCTCCCACAATCAAATACCCGTTAG
- a CDS encoding SRPBCC family protein: protein MKVIVRTQVRCPLEQVWQRFDQELFEALAPPFPPVRLLRYDGNQEGDQVHLSLDLGVVQFAWVSLITEVRRSETESYFVDEGLALPPLLTYWRHRHRLLRLSAHHTLIIDEVEYRMASRAVEIAAAPGFWAQFLYRQPIYRRYFDTASA, encoded by the coding sequence ATGAAAGTAATTGTCAGAACCCAAGTCCGTTGTCCGCTCGAACAAGTGTGGCAACGTTTCGACCAGGAGTTGTTCGAAGCCCTGGCCCCGCCCTTCCCGCCGGTGCGGCTCCTGCGTTACGATGGCAACCAAGAGGGCGACCAAGTCCACCTGTCTCTCGACCTGGGCGTGGTGCAGTTTGCCTGGGTAAGCTTGATTACCGAGGTGCGCCGCTCCGAAACCGAATCTTATTTTGTGGACGAAGGCCTGGCGCTGCCGCCGCTGCTGACGTACTGGCGCCACCGCCATCGGTTGCTTCGGCTGTCTGCGCACCATACGCTGATCATCGACGAAGTGGAGTACCGTATGGCGTCACGAGCGGTTGAAATTGCTGCGGCTCCGGGCTTTTGGGCGCAGTTCCTCTACCGGCAGCCCATCTACCGCCGTTACTTCGACACGGCATCGGCGTAG
- a CDS encoding radical SAM/SPASM domain-containing protein has product MSQWRDQWNLASKLTPRRLANAARVYGSYHRSRLTRLPRHQGLPISLSIEPTTSCNLRCPECPSGLRAFTRPTGMLSESLFRQVIDELHPTLWYLLFYFQGEPYLNPNFLSTVRYAADRNIFTATSTNGHFLTDELARQTVQSGLDRLIISIDGTTQETYQQYRVGGKLEKVLEGTRRIVAWKKKLHSRTPHLIFQFLVVRPNEHQIPEVHALANQLEVDQVVLKSAQLYDYQNGSSLLPTQDQYARYRLGNDGKYRIKNDWENRCWKMWHSCVVTWDGKVVPCCFDKDAEHALGSVRSQSFEEIWRSEAYQHFREAVFRSRSEIDMCRNCTEGLSMSL; this is encoded by the coding sequence ATGAGTCAGTGGCGCGACCAGTGGAACCTCGCTTCCAAGCTGACGCCCCGCCGGTTGGCGAACGCTGCCCGGGTGTATGGGAGTTACCACCGGTCGCGCCTTACCCGCCTGCCGCGCCATCAGGGCTTGCCCATCAGCCTGTCGATTGAACCGACCACGTCGTGCAACTTGCGGTGCCCCGAGTGCCCGAGTGGGCTACGTGCGTTTACCCGACCGACCGGTATGCTCTCGGAATCGCTGTTTCGGCAGGTGATTGACGAACTCCATCCGACGCTGTGGTACCTGCTGTTTTACTTTCAGGGAGAGCCGTACCTCAATCCAAACTTTCTCTCTACCGTGCGGTATGCGGCCGACCGGAACATCTTCACTGCGACCTCTACCAACGGACATTTCTTGACGGACGAGCTGGCCCGGCAAACGGTGCAGTCGGGCCTGGACCGCCTGATCATTTCCATTGACGGGACCACGCAGGAAACCTATCAGCAATACCGCGTTGGCGGAAAGCTGGAAAAGGTATTGGAAGGAACACGGCGCATCGTGGCCTGGAAAAAGAAGTTGCACTCGCGCACCCCTCATCTGATTTTTCAGTTTCTGGTGGTTCGCCCTAACGAGCACCAGATCCCGGAAGTCCATGCCCTGGCCAATCAGTTGGAAGTAGACCAGGTCGTGTTGAAGTCGGCGCAGTTGTACGACTATCAGAACGGCTCGTCCCTTTTACCGACTCAGGATCAATACGCGCGTTACCGGCTGGGCAACGACGGGAAGTATCGCATCAAGAACGATTGGGAGAACCGTTGCTGGAAGATGTGGCACTCGTGTGTCGTCACATGGGATGGAAAAGTTGTACCGTGCTGCTTCGACAAAGATGCGGAGCATGCCCTTGGCTCTGTCAGGTCACAGTCGTTCGAGGAAATCTGGCGAAGTGAAGCGTACCAACATTTTCGGGAAGCCGTCTTCCGGTCCCGCTCCGAAATCGACATGTGCCGCAACTGCACCGAAGGCTTAAGCATGTCACTATAA
- a CDS encoding bifunctional alpha,alpha-trehalose-phosphate synthase (UDP-forming)/trehalose-phosphatase, whose amino-acid sequence MSRLITISNRLPISLVRRDERYEYTPSAGGLATGLKSFHGQNDNLWIGWPGMEIGQEEDQREITDRMKKDKMHPVFLTESDIEDFYEGFSNKTLWPLFHYFNLFTDYSPYTWERYVEVNQKFADEIFKVARPDDVFWVHDYQLMLLPALIRERFPHATIGFFLHIPFPSYEMFRSLPWRRELLNGMLGADLIGFHTYDYVRHFLSAVKRILDVDHSLGRIKLGDRVIDVDSFPMGIDYKKFANSIHNPTTIREVVKFRNNFNHEKIILSIDRLDYSKGIYQRLEAYDTFLSDHPEYQKKVALITVVVPSRGNVDQYQKLKVQLDEAIGRINGKYSTPEWTAIHYYYRSLPFETLTALYYCADIALITPFRDGMNLIAKEYVATKTDQQGVLILSEMAGAAKELTEALFINPNDIQGISDALHDALNMPSEEQRTRMQEMQSKVERYDVKNWAELFIDRMYEARSLNTRRREKHWNEALQQELIKKYKKTHRRLFLIGYDGTLVKFTVNPLSTRSDNELRTLLSELGKDPDNKVVVISGRDKSFLEEQLKGLPVDMIAEHGVWGKRGDDSWQILKQPQEGWKDDIRSILDSFVDRTPGSFIEEKEYSLAWHYRVVDSGLGEMRVHELTELLSHRVAALNLQVIEGKKVIEIKTSGISKGTAAKEWLDSDNWDLVLAIGDDYTDEDVFRETNAEAYTLRVGYQDSIARFHIDSVEDVRKLLRALNLASNVESHQNGVHKTTTA is encoded by the coding sequence ATGTCTAGATTAATTACGATATCAAACCGATTGCCCATTTCGCTGGTTCGCCGCGATGAACGTTATGAATACACCCCCAGTGCCGGTGGCTTAGCCACAGGGCTTAAATCCTTCCACGGGCAAAACGACAACCTCTGGATCGGCTGGCCCGGTATGGAGATCGGACAGGAAGAAGATCAACGCGAGATCACCGATCGGATGAAGAAGGACAAGATGCATCCGGTCTTCCTGACAGAAAGCGATATCGAAGATTTTTACGAGGGGTTCAGCAACAAAACCCTCTGGCCCCTTTTCCACTACTTCAATCTCTTTACAGACTACAGCCCCTATACCTGGGAGCGGTATGTGGAAGTGAACCAGAAATTTGCCGACGAGATTTTTAAAGTGGCTCGCCCGGACGACGTCTTTTGGGTGCACGATTACCAGCTGATGTTGTTGCCCGCACTGATCCGGGAACGGTTCCCGCACGCAACCATCGGCTTCTTCCTGCACATTCCTTTTCCTTCGTACGAGATGTTCCGGTCGCTGCCGTGGCGGCGCGAACTGCTTAATGGCATGCTGGGAGCCGACTTGATTGGTTTCCATACGTACGACTACGTACGGCATTTCCTGAGCGCGGTGAAGCGCATTCTGGATGTCGATCATTCCCTGGGACGCATTAAGCTGGGCGACCGCGTAATTGACGTGGATTCGTTCCCGATGGGCATTGATTACAAGAAGTTTGCGAATTCTATCCACAATCCGACCACGATTCGTGAGGTAGTGAAGTTCCGCAACAACTTCAACCACGAGAAGATCATTTTGTCTATCGACCGACTAGACTATTCAAAAGGCATATACCAGCGTTTAGAGGCGTACGATACGTTTCTGAGCGATCATCCCGAATACCAGAAGAAAGTCGCTCTGATCACGGTTGTGGTGCCTTCTCGGGGCAATGTGGATCAGTATCAGAAGCTGAAAGTACAACTCGACGAAGCCATCGGGCGCATCAACGGGAAATACAGCACTCCCGAATGGACTGCCATCCATTATTACTACCGGTCGCTGCCTTTCGAAACCCTGACCGCGCTTTACTATTGCGCCGACATTGCGCTCATCACGCCGTTCCGTGACGGAATGAACCTGATCGCCAAAGAATACGTGGCCACGAAAACCGACCAGCAAGGCGTGCTGATTCTGAGCGAAATGGCCGGCGCGGCAAAAGAATTGACCGAAGCGCTGTTCATCAATCCCAACGACATTCAAGGCATTTCCGATGCACTTCACGATGCCCTCAACATGCCTTCCGAAGAACAGCGGACGCGCATGCAGGAGATGCAGAGCAAAGTGGAGCGTTACGACGTGAAGAACTGGGCAGAGTTGTTCATCGACCGCATGTACGAAGCGCGTTCGCTCAACACCCGCCGTCGTGAAAAGCACTGGAACGAAGCTTTGCAGCAAGAACTGATCAAGAAATACAAAAAGACGCACCGGCGCCTGTTCCTGATCGGGTACGACGGCACGCTGGTGAAATTCACCGTCAATCCGCTTAGCACACGCTCTGACAACGAACTACGCACGCTGCTCAGCGAACTGGGCAAAGACCCCGACAACAAAGTGGTGGTCATCAGCGGACGCGACAAGAGTTTCCTGGAAGAGCAGTTGAAAGGATTGCCGGTCGACATGATTGCCGAGCACGGCGTATGGGGAAAACGCGGCGATGACTCGTGGCAGATCCTGAAACAGCCGCAGGAAGGCTGGAAGGACGACATCCGCAGCATTCTCGATTCGTTTGTAGACCGGACACCGGGCTCTTTCATTGAAGAGAAAGAATATTCGCTGGCGTGGCACTACCGGGTGGTAGACTCGGGATTGGGCGAGATGCGCGTGCACGAACTGACCGAACTTCTCTCTCACCGGGTGGCGGCGCTGAACCTACAGGTGATCGAAGGCAAAAAAGTTATCGAAATTAAAACGTCGGGTATTAGCAAAGGCACGGCCGCCAAAGAGTGGCTCGATTCCGACAACTGGGATCTGGTACTGGCCATCGGTGATGATTACACCGATGAGGACGTGTTCCGTGAGACCAATGCCGAAGCGTATACCTTGCGTGTAGGCTATCAGGATTCCATTGCGCGTTTTCACATCGATTCGGTAGAGGACGTACGCAAATTGCTGCGCGCGCTGAACCTCGCCTCTAACGTCGAAAGCCATCAGAACGGCGTCCACAAAACGACTACGGCCTAA